The Ochotona princeps isolate mOchPri1 chromosome 1, mOchPri1.hap1, whole genome shotgun sequence genome has a segment encoding these proteins:
- the LOC131481273 gene encoding sperm motility kinase Y-like, which produces MEGHVDLEAVACKPLQVEIVSVLGEGTFGVVLLARTPSGTQVAVKVAQEEDSPHGSSNLRHEAGILRRLKHDHIIRLLQVGQIGGRLCLLMELANGGNLKSYVMSRGGLEEDEARDLLGQVLGAVEYCHGQRIAHRDLKPRNVLLDSSMHVKLADFGLSCLLPEGELVIGSCGTLKYSAPEGFLHQPYDAFRADMWSIGVILFWLLTADLPFKGADKAELQRSVLCGGYALPFEVSPALEDLQGWLLSWNPKERPTAAQARQHAWFAPCPEKAEDQNITLVQPLGAPEDPEARKYLASLGFLPTPEEAMFSGTGGHSLEQNTHTKECALPLEMSSRQSLPELHRVPSLANSRKVHSEPGLPSHESLSPQSQEESTSSSTGTLFPGQVQEERAPSLSLSAAPCPGPVDFQSSASPSLDTSTSSSEAQVEMEGPAAVLVEAVTPAAPVAAEPVEPFPSTCISRSIEDQVVASEIPVSEPEEPGGSPATCVQRRPGRKGLCRRISRAIIKFLRQACCMGPAPDISSGRLGIHSRKVAPS; this is translated from the coding sequence ATGGAAGGACACGTGGACTTGGAGGCTGTAGCCTGCAAGCCCCTGCAGGTGGAGATCGTGTCCGTACTCGGTGAGGGCACATTTGGCGTGGTGCTGCTGGCCCGCACGCCATCGGGGACGCAGGTGGCTGTGAAGGTAGCCCAGGAAGAGGACAGTCCCCACGGCTCAAGCAACCTGAGGCATGAAGCAGGCATCCTCCGCAGGCTGAAGCATGATCACATCATCCGGTTGCTGCAGGTGGGCCAAATAGGAGGGCGCCTGTGCCTCCTCATGGAGCTGGCGAACGGTGGTAACCTCAAGAGCTATGTGATGAGCCGTGGTGGTCTGGAAGAGGACGAGGCCAGGGACTTGTTGGGTCAGGTGCTGGGGGCCGTGGAGTACTGCCACGGACAGCGCATAGCGCACAGGGACCTCAAGCCAAGGAACGTCCTGCTGGACTCGAGCATGCACGTCAAACTGGCAGATTTTGGCCTCAGCTGCCTGCTACCTGAGGGCGAGCTGGTGATAGGCTCCTGCGGGACCCTCAAGTACAGTGCCCCAGAGGGCTTCTTGCACCAGCCCTATGATGCTTTTAGGGCCGACATGTGGAGTATTGGTGTCATCCTGTTTTGGTTGTTGACTGCGGACTTGCCCTTCAAAGGGGCAGACAAGGCGGAGCTGCAGCGCTCCGTGCTGTGCGGGGGCTACGCACTGCCCTTCGAGGTGAGCCCCGCCCTGGAGGACCTCCAGGGCTGGCTTCTGTCGTGGAACCCCAAAGAGAGGCCCACGGCAGCACAAGCTAGGCAGCATGCTTGGTTTGCGCCCTgcccagagaaagcagaggacCAGAATATCACCCTGGTGCAGCCGCTGGGGGCTCCTGAAGACCCAGAAGCCCGGAAGTACCTGGCAAGCCTGGGGTTCCTGCCAACCCCTGAGGAGGCCATGTTCTCAGGCACTGGTGGCCACAGCCTggaacagaacacacacacaaaggagtgTGCCTTGCCCCTTGAAATGAGCTCCAGGCAGAGCCTGCCCGAGCTACATAGGGTGCCTTCACTGGCAAATAGCAGGAAGGTGCACAGCgagcctggcctgcccagccATGAGTCCCTGTCACCTCAGAGTCAAGAGGAGTCTACGTCATCCAGTACAGGTACTTTATTCCCTGGCCAGGTACAGGAGGAGAGggcccccagcctcagcctcagtGCAGCCCCATGCCCTGGCCCTGTGGACTTCCagtccagtgccagccccagtctTGACACCAGCACAAGCAGCAGCGAGGCCCAGGTAGAGATGGAAGGGCCAGCAGCTGTGCTGGTGGAGGCTGTGACCCCAGCAGCACCAGTCGCAGCAGAGCCCGTGGAGCCCTTCCCCTCTACCTGTATCAGCAGAAGCATTGAAGACCAGGTGGTGGCATCAGAGATTCCTGTATCTGAGCCCGAGGAGCCTGGGGGCTCACCTGCCACGTGTGTCCAGAGGAGACCTGGCCGCAAGGGACTGTGCAGAAGAATTAGCAGGGCGATCATCAAGTTTCTGAGGCAAGCCTGCTGTATGGGACCAGCTCCAGATATCAGCTCCGGCAGGCTTGGCATCCATAGCAGGAAGGTGGCCCCCAGCTAG